Proteins from a single region of Phalacrocorax carbo chromosome 25, bPhaCar2.1, whole genome shotgun sequence:
- the LOC135317379 gene encoding collagen alpha-1(XVIII) chain-like, with protein MEPLDSRADLRRQTWVFRSKELMLKSGRAVPEGSLVYVREGSSAFLRTPTGWSRLLLEDSESLFASDDPSASTPRYQEGKQVQTRGPETVLPVLAPTDSLVQKEEGQGLPQLLPTTIAPRIPSLRLAALNVPLAGDMSGIRGADLQCYRQSQEAQLYGTFRAFLSAPTQDLVSIVKRMDRALPVVNLKAGTLIPCGC; from the exons ATGGAGCCACTGGACTCCCGCGCTGATCTCCGG CGCCAGACGTGGGTCTTCAGGTCCAAGGAGCTGATGCTGAAGTCTGGCAGAGCCGTGCCCGAGGGGAGCCTGGTCTATGTGCGGGAAGGGAGCAGTGCCTTCCTCCGGACCCCCACCGGCTGGAGCCGCCTCCTG CTGGAGGATTCGGAGTCGCTCTTCGCCAGTGACGACCCCTCCGCCTCCACCCCACGGTACCAG GAGGGGAAGCAGGTACAGACAAGAGGTCCTGAGACGGTGCTGCCCGTGCTGGCCCCGACGGACTCGCTG GTCCAGAAGGAGGAGGGACAAgggctgccccagctcctgccaaCCACCATCGCCCCACGGATCCCATCA ctccgcCTGGCTGCCCTGAATGTGCCCCTCGCCGGTGACATGAGCGGAATCCGGGGCGCCGACCTGCAGTGCTACCGGCAGTCCCAGGAGGCTCAGCTCTACGGCACTTTCCGGGCGTTCCTGTCAGCTCCCACCCAGGACCTGGTGTCCATCGTCAAGAGGATGGACAGGGCCCTCCCTGTTGTCAACCTGAAGGCAGGTACCCTCATCCCCTGTGGGTGCTGA